One Vibrio campbellii CAIM 519 = NBRC 15631 = ATCC 25920 genomic window carries:
- the fre gene encoding NAD(P)H-flavin reductase — translation MTIQCKVKSIQPLACNTYQILLHPESPVPFKAGQYLMVVMGEKDKRPFSIASSPCRHEGELELHIGAAEHNAYALEVVEAMQAALETDGHIEIDAPHGDAWVQEESERPLLLIAGGTGFSYVRSILDHCVAQSKTNPIYLYWGARDNCQLYAKEELVEIAAKFANVHFIPVVEEAPADWQGKVGNVLQAVSEDFESLENYDIYIAGRFEMAGAAREQFTQNKKAKSERMFADAYAFI, via the coding sequence ATGACCATCCAATGTAAAGTAAAGTCTATTCAGCCGTTAGCTTGTAATACTTATCAAATCCTTCTTCATCCAGAATCACCTGTACCTTTCAAAGCAGGTCAGTACCTTATGGTAGTGATGGGTGAAAAAGACAAACGTCCTTTCTCTATTGCGAGCAGCCCATGTCGTCATGAAGGTGAACTTGAACTGCACATCGGTGCGGCGGAACACAACGCTTATGCACTAGAAGTCGTTGAAGCAATGCAAGCGGCACTAGAAACAGATGGTCATATCGAGATTGATGCTCCACATGGTGATGCTTGGGTTCAAGAAGAAAGCGAACGCCCACTATTATTGATTGCTGGTGGTACTGGCTTTAGTTACGTGCGTTCGATTCTGGATCACTGTGTTGCACAGAGCAAAACCAATCCTATCTATCTATACTGGGGTGCGCGCGACAATTGCCAACTTTACGCTAAAGAAGAGTTAGTCGAGATCGCTGCAAAGTTTGCTAACGTTCACTTTATTCCAGTAGTAGAAGAAGCACCTGCCGACTGGCAAGGTAAAGTTGGTAACGTACTACAAGCGGTGAGTGAAGATTTCGAAAGCTTAGAAAACTACGATATCTATATTGCAGGTCGTTTCGAAATGGCTGGCGCAGCTCGTGAACAGTTCACTCAGAACAAGAAAGCGAAGAGTGAACGTATGTTCGCAGACGCGTACGCATTCATTTAA
- a CDS encoding 2Fe-2S iron-sulfur cluster-binding protein produces MSHQVHLLPMDVRFQVKEGETVLEAALNNNIRFPHRCQVGACAMCMCKKLAGEVSYHLEPMLTEKEQQQGWIFPCQAYTESNLVLTFDE; encoded by the coding sequence ATGAGTCATCAAGTCCACCTTCTACCAATGGACGTTAGGTTCCAAGTAAAAGAAGGGGAGACGGTGTTGGAAGCTGCGCTCAACAACAATATTCGCTTCCCACACCGTTGCCAAGTTGGCGCTTGCGCCATGTGTATGTGTAAAAAGCTAGCGGGCGAGGTGAGTTACCACCTCGAACCGATGCTAACCGAAAAAGAGCAACAGCAAGGTTGGATATTCCCTTGCCAAGCCTATACAGAAAGTAATTTAGTGCTTACTTTTGATGAGTAA
- the ubiD gene encoding 4-hydroxy-3-polyprenylbenzoate decarboxylase: MSFKDLREFIDHLEQKGRLQRITHPVDPAYEMTEISDRTLRAGGPALLFENPIGYDVPVLTNLFGTPERVAIGMGREDVKELREVGKLLAYLKEPEPPKGFKDALEKLPVFKQVLNMPAKRLRKASCQEIVWQGDEVDLDKIPVMSCWAEDVAPLLTWGLTVTKGPNKKRQNLGIYRQQKIAKNKIIMRWLAHRGGALDLRDWMETHPGKPFPVSVAFGADPATILGAVTPVPDTLSEYAFAGLLRGSKTEVVKSVSNDLEVPASAEIVMEGYIDPNEFADEGPYGDHTGYYNEKEKHHVFTITHITMRKDPIYHSTYTGRPPDEPAVLGVALNEVFVPILQKQFPEIEDFYLPPEGCSYRMAVVTMKKQYPGHAKRIMMGVWSFLRQFMYTKFVIVCDESVNARDWNDVVKAMSEHMDPVRDTLMIDNTPIDSLDFASPVVGLGSKMGLDATIKWDAELATRTGVTERDSKAITETELNELKQQRPEIVDIYLPATANNQFAVVTMKKDQAGQSQALMEYLWDFFAQYTDNKFIILCDDDVNARDWNDIIWAVTTRMDPDRDTIQVHGKTHSSSKLGLDATNKFESEVTREWGTPIKKDPKLVAKVDEIWDQLGIL, from the coding sequence ATGAGTTTTAAGGATTTACGTGAATTTATCGACCACCTAGAACAGAAAGGTCGACTTCAACGCATCACTCACCCCGTCGACCCCGCTTACGAAATGACAGAAATTAGCGACCGTACCTTGCGTGCTGGTGGCCCTGCGCTGTTGTTTGAGAACCCAATTGGTTACGACGTACCTGTTTTGACGAACCTATTTGGTACGCCAGAGCGTGTCGCGATTGGTATGGGACGTGAAGACGTTAAAGAATTAAGAGAAGTCGGTAAGCTGCTGGCTTATTTGAAAGAACCTGAGCCACCAAAAGGCTTCAAAGACGCATTGGAAAAATTGCCAGTGTTCAAGCAAGTATTGAACATGCCAGCCAAGCGCTTAAGAAAAGCATCGTGCCAAGAGATTGTGTGGCAAGGTGATGAAGTCGATTTGGATAAAATCCCGGTGATGAGTTGCTGGGCAGAAGACGTTGCGCCATTGCTTACGTGGGGCTTAACCGTGACCAAGGGTCCGAATAAGAAACGTCAGAACCTAGGCATTTACCGTCAGCAGAAAATTGCCAAGAACAAAATCATCATGCGTTGGTTAGCTCATCGTGGTGGTGCGCTTGACCTGCGCGATTGGATGGAAACCCATCCAGGTAAACCTTTCCCAGTTTCGGTCGCGTTTGGTGCAGACCCAGCTACCATTCTTGGTGCAGTAACGCCAGTGCCAGATACGCTATCGGAATACGCATTTGCAGGTTTGCTACGTGGCAGCAAAACGGAAGTCGTGAAGTCAGTTAGTAATGATTTGGAAGTGCCAGCGAGCGCTGAAATCGTGATGGAAGGCTATATTGACCCGAACGAGTTTGCCGATGAAGGTCCTTATGGTGACCACACTGGCTACTACAACGAAAAAGAAAAGCACCACGTGTTTACCATTACGCACATTACCATGCGTAAAGACCCAATCTACCACAGTACCTACACAGGCCGTCCGCCAGATGAACCCGCTGTATTGGGTGTGGCATTAAACGAAGTATTTGTGCCGATTCTGCAAAAGCAATTCCCAGAGATTGAAGACTTCTACCTACCACCAGAAGGTTGTTCTTACCGAATGGCGGTCGTCACCATGAAGAAGCAGTACCCAGGACATGCCAAGCGCATAATGATGGGTGTGTGGTCTTTCTTGCGTCAATTCATGTACACCAAGTTTGTTATTGTGTGCGATGAATCGGTAAACGCGCGAGATTGGAATGATGTCGTTAAAGCCATGTCAGAGCATATGGATCCTGTACGTGACACCTTGATGATAGACAACACGCCAATCGACTCACTTGACTTTGCTTCGCCTGTGGTTGGTCTTGGCTCCAAGATGGGGTTAGATGCAACTATTAAATGGGATGCCGAGCTAGCGACGCGAACCGGGGTCACTGAGCGAGACAGCAAAGCGATTACTGAAACAGAACTGAATGAGTTGAAACAGCAACGCCCTGAGATTGTCGATATCTATCTACCTGCAACAGCTAATAACCAGTTCGCTGTTGTGACCATGAAGAAAGACCAAGCTGGTCAATCGCAAGCCTTGATGGAATACCTGTGGGACTTCTTTGCTCAGTACACGGATAACAAATTCATTATCTTGTGCGACGATGACGTTAATGCACGAGATTGGAATGACATCATTTGGGCTGTAACAACCCGGATGGATCCAGATAGAGACACTATTCAAGTGCATGGTAAGACTCATAGTTCATCCAAATTAGGACTGGATGCGACCAACAAGTTCGAATCCGAAGTCACGCGCGAGTGGGGTACGCCTATCAAAAAAGATCCTAAACTTGTGGCTAAAGTCGATGAGATTTGGGACCAGTTAGGTATTCTATGA
- the rho gene encoding transcription termination factor Rho — translation MNLTELKNRPVSDLVKLGESLGLENLARLRKQDIIFAILKAHAKGGEDIFGDGVLEILQDGFGFLRSADSSYLAGPDDIYVSPSQIRRFNLRTGDSIAGKIRPPKDGERYFALLKVNTVNDDKPDNARNKILFENLTPLHANERMVMERGNGSTEDITARVLDLASPIGKGQRGLIVAPPKAGKTMLLQNIAQSIAYNHPECELMVLLIDERPEEVTEMQRLVKGEVVASTFDEPASRHVQVAEMVIEKAKRLVEHKKDVVILLDSITRLARAYNTVVPSSGKVLTGGVDANALHRPKRFFGAARNVEEGGSLTILATALVDTGSKMDEVIYEEFKGTGNMEIHLNRKIAEKRVFPAIDFNRSGTRREELLTKNEELQKMWILRKIVHPMGETDAMEFLIDKLAMTKTNDEFFDAMRRQ, via the coding sequence ATGAATCTTACTGAACTGAAGAACAGACCTGTGTCTGACCTTGTAAAGCTTGGCGAAAGCCTGGGTCTTGAGAACCTGGCTCGTCTAAGAAAACAAGACATCATCTTCGCAATTCTTAAAGCGCACGCAAAAGGCGGCGAAGACATCTTTGGCGATGGGGTTCTGGAGATTCTGCAAGACGGCTTTGGTTTCCTACGTAGCGCGGACAGCTCATACCTTGCTGGTCCTGACGATATCTACGTTTCGCCAAGTCAGATTCGTCGCTTCAACCTACGTACTGGTGACTCAATTGCTGGTAAAATTCGCCCACCAAAAGACGGTGAGCGTTACTTTGCCCTGCTAAAAGTCAACACAGTAAACGACGACAAACCAGACAATGCTCGTAACAAGATCCTATTCGAGAACTTAACGCCTCTACACGCTAACGAGCGTATGGTTATGGAGCGCGGTAACGGTTCTACAGAAGACATCACAGCACGTGTTTTAGACTTGGCATCGCCAATTGGTAAAGGTCAACGTGGTCTGATTGTTGCTCCGCCAAAAGCGGGTAAGACAATGCTTCTGCAAAATATCGCTCAAAGCATCGCGTACAACCACCCAGAGTGTGAGTTGATGGTACTTCTTATCGACGAACGTCCTGAAGAAGTAACAGAGATGCAGCGTCTAGTTAAAGGTGAAGTAGTAGCGTCAACGTTCGATGAGCCAGCTTCTCGCCACGTACAAGTTGCGGAAATGGTAATCGAGAAAGCAAAACGTCTTGTTGAACACAAGAAAGACGTGGTTATCCTGCTTGACTCTATCACTCGTCTAGCTCGTGCATACAACACCGTAGTGCCTTCATCAGGTAAAGTACTAACTGGTGGTGTGGATGCAAACGCACTACACCGTCCTAAGCGTTTCTTCGGTGCTGCGCGTAACGTAGAAGAAGGCGGCAGCCTAACTATCCTTGCTACGGCTCTAGTCGATACTGGTTCTAAGATGGACGAAGTTATCTACGAAGAGTTCAAGGGTACAGGTAACATGGAAATCCACTTGAACCGTAAGATTGCAGAGAAACGTGTATTCCCTGCGATTGACTTCAACCGCAGCGGCACACGTCGTGAAGAGCTTCTAACTAAGAACGAAGAACTTCAGAAGATGTGGATTCTACGTAAGATCGTTCACCCAATGGGCGAAACTGACGCGATGGAGTTCCTAATCGACAAGCTAGCGATGACTAAGACCAACGACGAGTTCTTCGATGCAATGCGTCGTCAATAG
- the trxA gene encoding thioredoxin TrxA, which produces MSDKILQLTDDGFENDVINAAGPVLVDFWAEWCGPCKMIAPILDEIADEYEGKLTIGKLNIDHNAGTPPKFGIRGIPTLLLFKDGNVAATKVGALSKTQLKEFLDANL; this is translated from the coding sequence ATGAGTGATAAGATTTTGCAGCTTACTGATGACGGTTTTGAAAACGATGTAATCAACGCTGCAGGCCCGGTTCTAGTTGATTTTTGGGCAGAATGGTGTGGTCCTTGTAAAATGATCGCTCCTATCTTGGACGAAATCGCTGACGAGTACGAAGGCAAACTCACTATCGGTAAACTAAACATTGACCATAACGCAGGTACACCACCTAAGTTTGGTATTCGCGGCATTCCAACGCTACTGTTATTTAAAGACGGTAACGTAGCGGCAACGAAAGTTGGTGCTCTGTCTAAGACTCAACTAAAAGAGTTCCTAGACGCAAACCTATAA
- the rhlB gene encoding ATP-dependent RNA helicase RhlB, with translation MKKTHITEQKFADLGLKPQVIEGLEKKGFEYCTPIQALALPVLLTGQDIAGQAQTGTGKTLAFLTATFNHLLTTPEHEGRKPTQPRAIIMAPTRELAIQIFNDAEPLIASTGLKAALAYGGESYDKQLAKLQDGVDILIGTTGRIIDFYKQRVFNLNNIQAVVLDEADRMFDLGFIKDIRFLFRRMPEPKERLNMLFSATLSYRVQELAFEHMHNPEHVVVEPEQKTGHRIQEELFYPSNEDKMALLQTLIEEEWPDRAIVFANTKHKCESIWGHLAADGHRVGLLTGDVPQKKREKILEQFTRGEVDLLVATDVAARGLHIPQVTHVFNFDLPDDCEDYVHRIGRTGRAGASGHSISFACEDYAINLPPIEEYIEHAIPVSDYDASALIQDLPAPLRMRAPRSQQRRTNTGGTRSGNRKPQGRRPRQPRQSAPKQS, from the coding sequence ATGAAAAAGACGCATATCACAGAGCAAAAGTTCGCCGATTTGGGTTTAAAGCCCCAAGTTATTGAAGGATTGGAGAAAAAAGGGTTCGAATATTGTACCCCTATCCAAGCCTTGGCGTTGCCGGTACTGCTCACCGGCCAAGACATTGCAGGCCAGGCCCAAACGGGTACTGGTAAAACCCTCGCGTTTCTTACTGCTACCTTCAACCACCTTCTGACCACACCAGAGCACGAAGGTCGTAAGCCAACTCAACCGCGCGCAATCATTATGGCGCCAACGCGTGAGCTAGCGATTCAGATCTTTAACGATGCTGAGCCTTTGATTGCGAGCACAGGTCTTAAAGCGGCTTTAGCTTACGGTGGCGAAAGCTACGATAAGCAACTTGCCAAGCTTCAAGATGGTGTAGACATTCTTATTGGCACTACTGGCCGTATCATTGATTTCTACAAGCAGCGCGTATTCAACCTAAACAACATTCAAGCCGTTGTTCTAGATGAAGCGGACCGTATGTTCGATCTTGGCTTTATTAAAGACATTCGTTTCTTGTTCCGTCGTATGCCTGAGCCAAAAGAGCGTTTGAACATGCTGTTCTCAGCGACGCTGTCTTACCGCGTACAAGAATTAGCTTTCGAACACATGCACAACCCTGAGCATGTTGTGGTTGAGCCAGAGCAAAAAACTGGTCATCGCATCCAAGAAGAGCTTTTCTACCCTTCGAATGAAGACAAGATGGCACTGCTTCAAACGCTTATTGAAGAAGAATGGCCAGACCGCGCGATCGTTTTTGCTAACACTAAGCATAAGTGTGAGTCGATTTGGGGTCACCTAGCAGCCGATGGTCACCGTGTTGGTCTACTGACTGGTGATGTACCACAGAAGAAGCGTGAAAAAATCCTTGAGCAATTCACTCGTGGTGAAGTTGACCTACTAGTCGCAACTGACGTTGCAGCACGTGGTCTTCATATTCCTCAAGTTACACACGTATTCAACTTCGACCTACCAGATGACTGTGAAGATTACGTTCACCGTATCGGTCGTACTGGTCGTGCTGGCGCAAGCGGTCACTCTATTAGCTTTGCTTGTGAAGATTACGCAATCAACCTGCCACCAATCGAAGAATACATTGAGCACGCAATCCCAGTTTCTGATTACGACGCTTCGGCTCTAATCCAAGATCTGCCTGCACCACTTCGTATGCGCGCGCCTCGTTCTCAGCAACGTCGCACCAATACCGGTGGCACTCGCTCTGGTAACCGTAAGCCGCAAGGACGTCGTCCTCGTCAGCCGCGTCAATCAGCGCCAAAACAATCATAA
- the gppA gene encoding guanosine-5'-triphosphate,3'-diphosphate diphosphatase has protein sequence MSQAGSSPLYAAIDLGSNSFHMLVVRHIDGSVQTMAKIKRKVRLAAGLDEHNSLSMEAMQRGWDCLSLFAERLQDIPKENIRIVGTATLRTATNVDVFLEKANQILGQPIEVITGEEEAATIYKGVAHTSGGSGRRLVVDIGGASTELIIGEGFEAKALTSLKMGCVTWLENFFKDRQLNARNFDAAIEGAKQTLMPILEQYTDLGWDVCVGASGTVQALQEIMLAQGMDEVITHSKLKRLQKQAMLADHLEELDIEGLTLERALVFPSGLSILIAIFELLEIDAMTLAGGALREGLVYEMVDELRQNDIRARTICSVQNRYQLDCQYGEQVAKLAGKLLEQVGGEAWVAEPQGKVLLETTAKLHEIGLTIDFKKGGEHSAYLLQHLDLPGYTRAQKFFIGEIARRYREQLTSLPEQHALSGTSGKRVLRLLRLAVLLSHRRNPDLEPCVTLTAEGDKLTLSIDAKWLEANPLTTAELEIESNRQTDIGWPLSIVTC, from the coding sequence ATGAGTCAAGCAGGATCATCACCGCTATACGCCGCCATCGACCTCGGGTCGAACAGTTTTCACATGCTCGTTGTGCGTCACATCGATGGCAGCGTTCAAACTATGGCTAAAATTAAGCGCAAAGTTCGTCTGGCCGCGGGCTTAGATGAACATAACTCTCTTAGTATGGAAGCTATGCAGCGAGGATGGGACTGCTTAAGTCTATTTGCAGAACGCTTGCAGGATATTCCTAAAGAGAACATCCGCATTGTGGGTACCGCGACATTGCGAACCGCGACCAATGTGGATGTTTTTCTAGAGAAGGCGAACCAAATTTTAGGTCAGCCTATCGAAGTGATTACCGGCGAAGAAGAAGCTGCCACTATATATAAAGGTGTTGCACACACCTCTGGCGGTAGTGGTCGTCGCCTTGTGGTCGATATCGGCGGTGCAAGTACCGAGCTGATTATCGGTGAAGGTTTCGAAGCCAAAGCACTGACCAGTCTGAAAATGGGCTGTGTGACTTGGCTAGAGAACTTCTTCAAAGACCGCCAACTGAACGCACGCAACTTCGACGCTGCCATTGAAGGCGCGAAGCAAACTCTGATGCCGATATTAGAGCAGTACACAGACCTAGGTTGGGATGTATGTGTTGGGGCATCGGGTACCGTTCAAGCACTACAAGAGATAATGCTAGCGCAGGGTATGGACGAAGTAATTACTCACTCCAAACTTAAGCGCCTACAAAAGCAGGCGATGCTTGCTGATCACTTGGAAGAACTCGATATTGAAGGTCTGACCCTAGAGCGTGCTCTGGTATTCCCAAGTGGCTTATCCATTTTAATTGCGATCTTTGAGCTACTAGAAATCGATGCCATGACACTGGCTGGCGGCGCACTGCGTGAAGGCTTGGTGTACGAGATGGTTGACGAGCTTCGTCAAAACGACATCCGTGCACGCACCATTTGCAGCGTACAAAACCGTTACCAGCTAGATTGCCAATACGGCGAACAAGTCGCAAAACTTGCGGGTAAACTGCTTGAGCAAGTTGGCGGTGAAGCTTGGGTTGCAGAACCTCAGGGTAAAGTCCTGCTGGAAACAACAGCCAAACTGCACGAAATCGGTCTAACTATCGACTTCAAAAAGGGCGGTGAGCACAGCGCTTACCTGCTACAGCATCTGGATTTGCCTGGTTACACCCGTGCACAGAAGTTCTTTATCGGTGAAATTGCTCGCCGTTACCGTGAACAACTGACGTCACTGCCTGAGCAACATGCCCTTTCAGGCACCAGTGGTAAACGCGTACTGCGCCTATTGCGTCTTGCGGTTTTACTCAGCCATCGTCGTAATCCAGATCTAGAGCCATGTGTGACTCTCACTGCGGAAGGCGACAAACTGACGCTAAGTATTGATGCGAAATGGCTAGAGGCAAACCCACTGACAACCGCTGAGTTGGAAATTGAGTCCAACCGTCAAACAGACATTGGCTGGCCGTTAAGTATCGTGACTTGCTAA
- a CDS encoding 7-cyano-7-deazaguanine/7-aminomethyl-7-deazaguanine transporter, which translates to MSNFTPAQQRNALIYLVLFHLVIIASSNYLVQLPFTIFGFHTTWGAFTFPFIFLATDLTVRIFGAQLARKIIFLVMLPALAVSYFLSVVFFEGQFQGFGHLGEFNLFVARIAIASFMAYLLGQIMDVHVFNRLRQMKQWWVAPTCSTLFGNALDTIAFFAIAFYQSPDPFMAEHWTEIALVDYGFKLIISLGLFVPMYGVLLNYLIKKLTAVNPDFKVTTSVQS; encoded by the coding sequence ATGAGTAACTTTACCCCTGCGCAGCAGCGCAACGCCCTTATCTATCTGGTTCTATTCCACCTAGTCATTATTGCATCTAGCAATTACCTAGTTCAGCTACCGTTTACTATTTTCGGTTTCCATACCACTTGGGGTGCATTCACTTTCCCATTTATCTTCTTAGCGACTGACTTAACTGTGCGTATTTTCGGTGCTCAGTTGGCGCGTAAAATCATCTTCTTAGTGATGTTGCCTGCTTTAGCAGTGTCTTACTTCCTATCGGTGGTGTTCTTCGAAGGTCAATTCCAAGGTTTTGGTCACCTAGGGGAATTTAACTTATTCGTTGCTCGTATCGCGATTGCTAGTTTCATGGCGTACCTACTTGGTCAGATCATGGATGTGCACGTGTTTAACCGCCTACGTCAAATGAAGCAATGGTGGGTGGCACCAACGTGTTCAACGCTTTTCGGTAATGCACTTGATACCATCGCTTTCTTCGCCATTGCGTTCTACCAAAGTCCAGATCCATTCATGGCGGAGCATTGGACGGAAATCGCGCTGGTAGATTACGGCTTCAAACTGATTATCAGTCTTGGTTTGTTCGTTCCTATGTACGGCGTATTACTGAATTACCTAATTAAGAAACTGACTGCGGTGAACCCTGATTTTAAGGTGACGACAAGCGTTCAGTCTTAA
- a CDS encoding DUF3630 family protein, with amino-acid sequence MQKEFGLADYMAQEGRLIITAPSFDLDSFPALGERLVGLLSATVVEKQWDADIHSWLIDFEGCRLFMKAEHYSEAIWFEALAIDESREELDYLAGLFQRGF; translated from the coding sequence ATGCAAAAGGAATTTGGCTTAGCGGACTACATGGCACAAGAAGGTCGCTTAATCATTACCGCGCCGAGCTTTGACCTTGATAGCTTTCCTGCTTTAGGTGAGCGTTTAGTCGGCTTGCTTTCTGCTACTGTGGTGGAAAAGCAGTGGGATGCAGATATTCACTCTTGGCTGATCGACTTTGAAGGTTGCCGACTGTTTATGAAAGCAGAGCATTACAGCGAAGCGATTTGGTTTGAAGCCCTAGCGATTGATGAGAGCAGGGAAGAGCTGGATTATCTTGCAGGATTGTTCCAACGCGGCTTCTAA
- the recQ gene encoding ATP-dependent DNA helicase RecQ, which yields MTSTLLAEQSDSPLTPQRVLEDVFGYQEFRDGQQLVIDAAVEGRDSLVILPTGGGKSLCYQIPALVRSGITLVISPLISLMKDQVDQLKANGVAAECINSTMPREELLSVYNRMYTGHIKLVYVSPERVLMRDFIERLENLPLSMIAVDEAHCISQWGHDFRPEYAALGQLKQQFSHVPFMALTATADDATRRDILERLQLNNPEVYLGSFDRPNIRYNLVEKHKPVSQIVRYLETQKGNCGIIYCGSRKKVEMVTEKLCNNHIRAAGYHAGMDADERAYVQESFQRDDIQIVVATVAFGMGINKPNVRFVVHFDIPRNIESYYQETGRAGRDGLPAEAMMLYDPADISWLRRMLDEKDDGPQKQVETHKLNAMSAFAEAQTCRRQVLLNYFGEYREKPCGNCDICLDPPKHFDATEEARKALSCVYRVNQSFGMGYVVEVLRGMQNIRVRENGHDKISTYAIGRDHSHDYWVSIFRQLIHKGLLFQNITRNSTLQLTEEARPLLRGDVTLELAVPRLDTAARAAKSDKLTSKNYDKKLFAKLRKLRKSIADEDGLPPYVVFSDATLIDMAEILPTSYGEMLAVSGVGQRKLEKYADPFLDLIQEHITHHG from the coding sequence ATGACCTCGACTTTGCTAGCCGAACAATCTGATTCGCCTTTGACGCCTCAACGTGTGTTGGAGGATGTGTTTGGTTACCAAGAGTTCCGAGATGGTCAGCAACTGGTGATTGATGCTGCAGTAGAAGGTCGTGACAGCTTAGTTATCCTACCTACTGGTGGCGGTAAATCGCTGTGTTATCAAATCCCTGCTTTGGTTCGTTCTGGGATTACTTTGGTGATTTCTCCGCTGATTTCGCTGATGAAAGACCAAGTCGATCAGCTTAAAGCCAACGGCGTGGCAGCTGAGTGCATCAACTCGACCATGCCTCGTGAAGAATTGCTCAGTGTGTATAACCGTATGTATACCGGGCATATTAAGTTGGTGTACGTCTCGCCAGAACGCGTATTGATGCGTGACTTTATTGAGCGCTTGGAAAACCTGCCGCTATCGATGATTGCCGTTGATGAAGCGCACTGTATTTCCCAATGGGGACACGACTTCCGTCCAGAATACGCCGCGCTTGGTCAACTTAAGCAGCAGTTTTCCCATGTGCCATTTATGGCGCTGACAGCGACGGCGGATGACGCAACGCGCCGAGATATTCTTGAGCGCCTGCAACTGAATAATCCAGAGGTTTATCTAGGCAGTTTCGACCGTCCTAACATTCGATACAACTTAGTTGAGAAGCACAAGCCAGTTTCGCAAATCGTTCGTTATCTTGAAACCCAAAAGGGTAACTGCGGCATCATCTATTGTGGTAGCCGTAAGAAAGTTGAGATGGTGACCGAGAAGTTGTGTAACAACCACATTCGTGCTGCTGGTTATCACGCCGGTATGGATGCTGATGAGCGCGCTTACGTTCAAGAATCTTTCCAACGTGATGACATCCAAATCGTAGTGGCGACTGTGGCATTCGGTATGGGCATCAACAAACCAAACGTGCGCTTTGTGGTTCACTTTGATATCCCGCGCAATATCGAGTCTTACTATCAGGAAACCGGTCGTGCAGGGCGTGATGGTTTGCCTGCGGAAGCGATGATGTTGTATGACCCTGCGGACATCAGTTGGCTGCGTCGTATGTTAGACGAGAAAGACGACGGTCCACAGAAGCAGGTGGAAACCCACAAACTGAATGCGATGAGTGCCTTTGCTGAAGCGCAGACTTGTCGTCGTCAGGTGCTATTGAATTACTTTGGTGAGTATCGAGAGAAGCCATGTGGCAACTGCGATATTTGCTTAGATCCACCGAAACACTTTGATGCCACGGAAGAAGCGCGTAAGGCGTTGTCTTGTGTGTACCGAGTGAATCAGAGCTTTGGTATGGGCTACGTGGTAGAAGTGCTACGTGGCATGCAAAACATTCGTGTACGTGAAAACGGGCACGATAAGATTTCTACCTACGCGATAGGTCGCGACCACAGCCACGATTACTGGGTGAGTATCTTCCGTCAGTTAATCCACAAAGGGCTGCTGTTCCAAAACATCACGCGTAACTCAACGCTGCAACTTACTGAAGAGGCGCGTCCGCTGCTACGTGGCGATGTGACGCTAGAATTAGCGGTTCCACGTTTAGACACCGCAGCACGTGCGGCTAAATCAGATAAACTGACCAGTAAGAACTACGACAAAAAGCTGTTTGCTAAGTTACGTAAGCTGCGTAAGTCGATTGCTGATGAAGATGGTTTGCCACCATACGTGGTCTTCAGTGACGCTACTCTGATTGATATGGCGGAAATTCTGCCAACGTCTTACGGCGAAATGCTGGCAGTCAGCGGCGTTGGTCAGCGCAAACTGGAGAAGTACGCCGATCCATTCCTCGATTTGATTCAAGAACACATTACTCACCACGGATAA